A stretch of the Candidatus Neomarinimicrobiota bacterium genome encodes the following:
- a CDS encoding VanZ family protein, with the protein MSAIRYRRLAIAYCLLIIFVSSIPGRTLHFRLLNWDKMFHLAEYSILGWLLIRSLEQRTLPGVTGVILMGCCFGMLDELWQHFVSGRSGQFYDWMADSAGVLVGSAVVLLPERFLKMNKAIEQVEDKHG; encoded by the coding sequence GTATCGCCGCTTGGCGATAGCGTACTGTCTCCTGATAATATTTGTTTCATCAATTCCGGGCAGAACCCTCCATTTTCGATTGCTGAACTGGGATAAGATGTTTCATCTGGCGGAATACTCAATTCTCGGGTGGTTACTGATACGCTCGCTGGAACAAAGGACTTTGCCCGGCGTGACAGGGGTGATTCTCATGGGGTGTTGTTTTGGTATGCTTGATGAATTGTGGCAGCATTTTGTGTCAGGAAGATCAGGGCAGTTCTACGACTGGATGGCGGACAGTGCTGGCGTTCTCGTCGGGAGTGCGGTTGTGCTTTTGCCAGAAAGATTCCTGAAGATGAACAAAGCGATTGAACAGGTTGAGGATAAACATGGATAA